The genomic segment TTCACTTAGACAAACCAGTATCAACAGGTGCAGGTTTCTTCAGTACATTtatctctgtgctgtgtgtcgGTGTCTTTCTTTGATACAAACactcaaagtgaaaatgtttaaatcctTCACATCAGCATCTCTACGTTGGACTTTAGTGTCTGATCTGAGGTCAGAATCTGTCATCTAGAAGATGAGGATGTGAATAGCCAGTACTCCTAGTAGTAGTTCCAGTACTGTAAGTAGTATTAGTATCACTAGAAGTGATGATTATATACTTGTGTTTCTGTAGGAGACGCCCTGACTTATCACAATGGACAGAGGTTCTCCACCTTTGACAGAGACCAGGACTCAGCAGAGGTCAACTGTGCCAGATTATACCTGGGGGCGTTCTGGTACAATCACTGTCACCATGCAAACCCCAACGGGGTTTATCGCTGGGGGCCTGATGGTACTGTATATGCTGTTGGGGTCTCTTGGAACCAGTGGAGGGGTCATGACTACTCCCTGAAGAGCATCAGCATGAAGATCCGCcctgtgcagtaaatgtccaggacaaacagacagcagaagatctgatgttgattttttcctctttctctctcatctatCCTATAATCTCCCAGAATCTGTAGAATGAAACAGTCTGATCAGATGATAATTCCTGTATTTGCTTCAGTATAATCTTCTAAATGAATCAGTAGTTGACAGAATCTTTTCCATCGGAGCTGAAGTCAggtgttgactgtgtgtgagcagctgctGGTGCAGAGAATGATGGACAGGTGGGAACTTAGTGGAGGATAGAGAGGAACAAATCCAGAGCAGTTTCCATCGGAAACATCCAATGAATGAGTGAAGTGATGAAGAACCAAAGGACGGGTGGAGCTGACTTTATTAGAGCAAACAACAGCTTAACTGTGCTGAAATGAACCCGTTCCACCACCACATGTCCCTGTTGTCTggattctgctgctgctactaaacacacactcagctttAAAGTCCAACTAACTGGTTCCTTCCTGTTTGGTGGAGGTTTGAAAGTCTGATGTGAATCATTATCTGCTGTTTACTGACAATAAATGAGAAGCTGAGCATCAACTGATGTGATCTGATGTCTTCACATCTTGTCCCTTCAATAGTTCAAAAGTAGTTTTTCTTCCTAACATCAATCCAAGTCTGACTTTACTGTTCCAGTACCACAGTTCAGTTGATGGAAGATCTGTAAGGAATGTGCATTGATCCAATTCAAATGCCAGACACCACTTATGGTAAATAAAGGTTTGTTGTACAAAGAGAGAATATAGGATGTTGGACAGGATCCGGCTGAGTAGATCAGCAACATAGATCTGATGGAGACATCAATAAGTGAGCACTGATTATCTGAATATCTAGGACTTACTTGGATAATGGTGGTTGGGCAAACTACTCTACGTAGGAGAAGGAAGGAGCAAGGAACTCTGTGTATTGAAGTCTCTAGGAGTGACATGGTGGAAGTCGACAATAACGAGCAGCAACATTTAGGatgaaataaagtaataaaagtgGAACAAAAAGAGAACTCGTCAAAAGGTAAAATTGACAAAAAGACAGtggtcacaaaaaaaaaacaaaaaaacaaaatcactgcaaatTCTGCAGGCAAAAACTTCCTAAAACAGGGGGTTCAATGTCCATGATCCAGGTCGAGGTCTGAAAGGTCCAGTTCGAATCCATGAGTCGTCTAAAGCCGGGTGTTTGAGGTGATCCACATGTGACTtccagagagggagagcaggagTCTAAAACCACAGGAGAGGGAGGGTTCGTAAAGGGAAGAAGAGGGGAGGTAGGATGATTATATTAAGCTGGATACAATGGACTAGGAGGAGAACAGGAAGCATACCAAAATAAGAGTCAGGGACAGGAAGTACAGGAACCAGGATCATGACAACATCAGGGTTGGTTTAACTAATTCAGACTAACGTGCTGGAATTAGGCTAAAATAATTCTGTTAAATCACATTCCCATGATTTAATGGTTCTTAGAAAACATGTTGAGGATTGAGCTTCTTCATTTTGTGTTAGTGAGATCACAAGAGTCACAAACCCAATCTGTCCTCCGGTGGTTTTAATCTTGACCAAGAGAGAAGTACTTAGTCTGCATTATTCTGGTTCTTCAACAACATGGACGGGGAAAAAAGCACgtgaaaaaattaaaagaagacagTAAAGTTGTGTACTGAAGTCTGAAACAGAACTCCTGAAAGTTATATGTAAAGTGGTAAATCAGGATAAACAGATTCTGTATATGCTGCCATCTACTCTCACTAACCCAGAGGTCCACCTGTCCTCACCATAACGTCACAGGACTTGATGTCAGACAGCTGCCGCTGTTCCCTACAGATTCCCAATTTCCAGTCTGAGTGTAGAGTGGAGAATAGACAGTTTAGACCAGAGGCTCTGGGAACAACATTGAGGACCACTTCTGAGACAACAACACGACAGGTGTGGCAGGGGGTCCAGCACCTAACCAAGCACAAGTCCTGCAACACCATGACGGCTGTGGGTGATGTTGTGCTCGCAGCGGAGTTAAACCACTTCTTTGCGCGCTTCGAGGTGGAAGGACCTGGGACAGCTGAAGCTCAAACAAAGTGCAGGAGTATGAAGTGAGGTGTATGCTGAGGGCAGTGAACCCCAGAAAGGCTGCGGGACCGGACGGTGTGGCTGGGAAGGTCCTCAGGGAGTGCGCAAACCAGCTGGCTGGggtcttcaccaacattttcaactcatCACTGTCTCAGTCCTACATCCCACCATGCCAAGTCAGCCACAATTGTCCCGCTGCCAAAAAAACACCTCCATCAGCAGCCTTAATGACTACCGACCAGtagctctgacacctgtcataatgaagtgttttgagaaACTGGTCCGACGTCACATCATGTCCTACCTCCCACCCACACTCGACCCACTACAGTTTGCATACAGAGCTAACAGATCGACAGAGGACGCCGTCGTCACAGCGCTCCACACCACCATTTcccacctggaaacacaagggTGTTATCCTAGGCTGCTCTTCGTCGACtttagctctgcatttaacacaattgTACCGGACAGACTGTCAGCAGAATTGTTGGACGTTGGACTTCCTCCCTCCACTTGCTGTTGGATCAGagactttctctctgacagagtACGGAGAGTCAGAGTGGgtcctcatctctccacagcccTGAGTTTAAACACCGGTTCCCCAcaaggctgtgtgctgagtcCTCTGCTGTACACCCTGTACACGTATGACTGTGTCAGCACACACCCAGACAATGTAGTCATTAAGTTTGCCGATGACACAACTGTGGTGGGGCTTATCTCTGGCGGTGATGAGACAGCATACAGGGATGAGATCCAGAGGCTGGTGGGGTGGTGTGAAGACAACAACGTGGTCCTAAACaccttaaaaacaaaagaagtgatcgtggacttcaggaggaagaagtcagatcTGCAGTCCATCCTTATCaatggggagtgtgtgaagagggtgccAAGCTTCAAGTACCTTGGTGTGCACATTGATGAAGACCTCCAATGGTGCTCAAACACCGCAGAGGTTATGAAAAAGGCCCAACagcgtcttcacttcctgaggatcctcaggagggTCAACCTGAATAGAGGgctgctggttgccttctacatgtacatatatatatacatatatacatatatacatatatacatatatacatatacatatacatatacatatacatacatacatacatacatatatacatatatacatatatatacatatatataaatatatatacatatacatatatacatacatatacacatttatatgcatatatatatatatatatatatatatatatatatatatatatatatatatatatatatatatacatacacacgcatatatatatatatatacatatatatacatatatacatacatacatatacatacatactgtatatatacacatacacatacatatatatatatatatatataagaatgTTCTCAAGGAAGCATCTTCCaatcttacattttacatttttacatttttacatttagtcatttagtcatttagcagacgcttttatccaaagcgacttacaagttaCAATCTTCTAGCACTCTGAGAGAGGGCCCAGCTCACGACGCTCCTAACCGATGTGACTAGAATCAGGTGCGTTCGTAGTAAAATCTAATTGATTTTCTGCCAAGTAAGCAGTTAATCTGTCTGTGTCCATTTCTGGTAGTTCCCTTGTTCAGATCTAATTTGTCTCACAGTTCCATGGATAGTCATGAAACAGTGCAGCGCATTTAAGAAAGCATCTGTTGTCGGATCTCCCAACATTTCTATATGAACCACCGTTAAGGATAAACAGGAGAAGGTTAGGCCATATCTCTTTCACTCTTTACAAGCCGGTGGAGAGGGCTTGACACGGGGGGGGAGGTCTGCCATTGTTTGGGTCTCAGTTGACCTGCAAGTTTTCCTTCTTTGTAGTCTAATATGAGGTGTGTTACCACACCTTCTTTCAGAAAGATTGCTGAATGCTTTGTTTTGGGAATGTTAGTTTTAATAATGTCATTATTAAACAGAGTTTGACAtccatctttctctcctcccctgatttagtgtttgtgtgaatgggtgGAGCATCAGATTAATTCTAATTATTTGCTGCATGACTGAACAAGCGGGAACCTCTGTCTTTAATACTCCACCTTTGCCACTCACAactaaaacagcattttgtttgtgAAGCTCCTCAGTGAGGATCATAAGTTTCCATTGTTATGATCCTGATCCTGGGTCAATATTAGCCTTATTAATGTCATTATTAAACGGAGTTTGACATCCGTCTCTGTATTTgacatttgtctttctctcttcctcttgaTTTAGTGCTGGGTATGGGTGGAGCAACAGGTGGTGCCCTTGAATGTCCCACTCTATAAATTGCTGTGTGATTGGACAAGCTGGACCCCCTGTCTTCTATACTCACGACTAAACCAGCATTTTGTTTGAGAAGCTCGTTTGTGTCCTGCTGTGTTCTGACCTGTTTTTTGTCCTGGAGGTTGGTTTAGAGAACCTGTCTCTAGTTTTGGTTTAGTTTGGCTTCGGTAAGTTTGGGTTTGTATCAGTTCCTCTAGTTTGTATTTTGGATCATGCTCACCTCCAGAGTTAAGTCAATGCTACCTTGGACTTTGTGTTCACATGTGCTGCCGACTTTTCTTGGAGCAGGAAAGGAGACTTTGGAAGCCTCATGTTTTGTCCAGTTTTGCCCTTGAACAGAGGTGTAACACCATTTTAGAGCTCTCCCAgtttttctctgttcattttGGTGGATATCTTCTGTCTTTGCCTGTTCGGCTGCTTTTTCATCAGTGGAGTTTAAAAAAGAGAATCTCACTACTAATCCAACTGAGGTCAAATTGGACAGATGGCTGAGAAGCAGATTAGATTTTTACTGCAAACTATTAAATGATGTCACTGAATGCAAAGAAGAGGCTATAGAAACTTGTCATTGCAAAGCTTAATGAACAGTATGTGTTTGATAAGTCAGCTCTCGCAGATGAAGCTGAGCTGTTTGAGCTGGTTCCTATTCTACTAGAGTACAGTGACGTGTTTGAATTTTGATGGATATGTGTGTTTGGAGACTCACTTTAATCTGCATCAGATAAAGGTTTTAGACACATTGGAGACTATTTGTTGCAGCACTGTGTCTGGTGTGAATGAACAAcatctaaattaaatgtttcactgctgctgcactgaacagatcagattttatttctctgtggttCTTCCATTATTTGGTagaatgttttttacatttgttcagaacagaaacagaagttcctctgctgctgtgaaaatgtgttaaGTGAGGTTCTGTTTGTCACAGACAGCTCAGAGGAAATGCTGACACATCAGTAAGTCAACTGAGTAAATGGGTCAAATGTCAACTCTGGTAGTTTTGAATTCATACATCATCTGTTTCCTGTCATCTACtacatgtttcttcttcttttaccaTGTTTTCAGACTCATATCAGCAGTTTGATCGTCTGATTTCAGCAGAATCTCACAATGAAAGTGAGTTTGTCCAAAATGGGACTCTGTGAAGTTGCTTTCTGCAGAGAACAGCACAATAGTCTCTTTTCCTTGTGCCATGTGAGTTTTACTCTGGTAGATTTACCTCTTCTCTGTTCCAGACGGTAccagtcctcttcctcctgctggcTCCACTGTTGACCAGCTGCTCAGAGCTCTACAGACCAGTGGACTGCAGCGACATCCGTCAACGAGACAAGAGCTCACCCAGTGGAGTGTACACCATCTATCCTCTTGGAGAAATATCAGCTGTCCAGGTAAACTCCGTCCTGTCTGGGAgacaggtttttatttaaaagatgagTTTGTCTCTGACAGAAGAACAGTTACAGATACTGTACAAGTCATAGTTTTACCATCAGCTGTTCgtagtaaataataaatgtgtgtgtgtgtaggtgtactgTGACATGGACTcatcaggaggaggatggacggtgagtatttgaactgaacatcagtaagaacacttcctgttggactgtcacaataaatcatcaccttgttgtctggaaacaacaacCTGTCCCCAGGTGTTCCAAAGGAGGATGGACGGTACAGTGAACTTCTACAGACCCTGGAATTACTACAAGTTTGGGTTCGGTGACCCTGCTGGAGAGTACTGGCTCGGTGAGACCTGAAACCAGAGGGATTATGtgaaatttaaattaacttaatttatATAGCACATTTAGAAACAACCAAGATTGATCAAAGTGCTGAATAATTTTAAAAGCTTCTGCAATAACACCTAAAACTCAATAAGCAAATAAAATCTCACAAAGTAAAATCAAAGTAGAAACtggtaaaatacaaataacattcaattcaactgaaatgtatttatgtagcACAGAATCATAACAGAATAATCTCAAGGTACTTCACAAAATAAGGTGAGAATCTTATAAATCATAGAACCCAACAATTCCCCTTGAACAAGCACCAGGAGacattggagaggaaaaactccctttagaggaagaaacctccagcagaactagaATCAGGGTGGGTGGTCATCTACCTCGACCGGTTGGcgtgagtggaaagaggagataGAAGAGGATGGGGCACTATCAGGGAGAGCAGCAGCTTCCAGGTGTAACCAGCCAATGGGACCTGGAACATTCAGCCTCCTCCCATGATGAGGACCtagagaaaagagagatgggCTACACTGAAATACTGGGTTTAATGGTTCTTTGAGACTGAAACCCATCTACCAACCAAGGTCTGGTAACATGTACGAATCCCTGCCACTAATTGAATGTTAGGGCgtagaaatgcatttaaatttagatttaaaatctAGACAGAGTGGGACTGTATGATGTCAGCAGGCGGGTTATTCCAAAGTAGTGGGTCGTGGTAGGAAAAGACCTGACAGCCTGCTGACTTCTTTTTAAGTCTGGAGACAAACACTAGCCCTGCATTCAGAGAGCGAAGAGTCCAGGAGATCAGACAGGTATGAAGGAGCACGCCGAAAGTCAGGAGCACCCAAAGAGTGAAAACAGATAGATATGGTTTCTGTTTGTAGGAAAAATATTTCTAGAAGATGAGTCTTTGATTGCTTGTTTTTAACTTGAAGCTAATAAAGTGACATCAGGACAGAGGTAATGCTCTCTaatctcttttctttgttcagCAGCGTTTTACATCAGCTGCAGACGtgacaaaacacactgacagacacaacATAGCTTTAAGAAATAAGAACTGGAGTGATGGTTTCCAGATTattcaaaaaaggaaaatgtttaatttagttaGTATTTCTGTAGAAATCAGTTGGTTCTCAAATCCTAATTTTAGATCAAACATAACCTCAAGATGTTGCATGAATATTTGATGACAGAGAACCCAAGGGATTAGCTACCCATTCAAAGTCTTCTGTCTTGTTATAGTTTAGCTGGTCTgcaaaaaacagaatttaaacaTGAAGCACTGTAGAAACTCCACTCTTCAAACTACAcaatttactgtgtgtgttcaggtctgGACAACATCTACTACCTGACAAACCAGAGAAAGTACGAGCTGTTGGTCGACATGCAGGACTTTGATGGAAAAAAAGTGGTTGCTCGTTACTCCTCGTTCTCCATCAGTGGAGAGTGTGATGGATACAAACTGCAGGTGTCTGGATTCAgtgatggaggagcaggtgagTTATCAGCAGacgtctttgtgttttcacatcctTCACCTCAAGACACGTTTATAAAACTTCTACAACCTTGTGACTATATGCGGATAAGGACTTTGTCTTCTTGATTGTGCTGTGTATATCCCCTAGAAGAGGGTGTAGTGACTCTACAGCTACCGCAGTTCTGCTAACACTGCTTCCTTTGTAGAGATCTGGGAAAATCGGAACTTGGGTTTAAATTGTCATGTTCTAGtatctgttgtttgtgtctcaccACTTCATCACGAGCAAGAGTCCTCATGACTAAATCACGAAGcagaaaccaaaaaagaaaccaGGAGTTGAACACCATGAAATCCATGGATACCCTAAGAGGCCTTTAAGAAGGCAGCGCCCTGATCCAGCAGTACAACGGAACAGTCCTAGACCCAGGACCAACAGAAGAACCTGGTCATTCCATGACTTGTGTGTTTGAGaagctgaaaatgatttttagaaaacacagcacacctGTCTACTTCAAAGCCACcaacacactgagacagagactcGTCCACCTCAAAGACCGGACTCCAACACAAGATGAACAAAACAGTGTCTGTGGTCCAGTGAAGACGCTCTGAGCTGTAGACTGGAGAAACCAACCAGTAGTCCTACTTGATGTAGTATCATTAGTACTAATGTTgtgattaaacatttgtttttctgtaggAGACGCCATGACTAATCACAATGGACAGAAGTTCTCCACCTTCGACAAAGACCAGGACTCTTGGCCCAACAACTGTGCCAGATCATTCCTGGGGGCGTTCTGGTACAAAGACTGTCACCATACAAACCCTAACGGGGTTTATCGCTGGGGGCCTGATGGTACTGTATATGCTGTTGGGGTCTCTTGGAACCAGTGGAGGGGTCATGAATACTCCCTGAAGAGCATCAGCATGAAGATCCGTcctgtgcagtaaatgtccaggacaaacagacagcagaagatctgatgttgattttttcctctttctctctcatctatCCTATAATCTCCCAGAATCTGTAGAATAAAACAGTCTGATCAGATGATAATTCCTGTATTTGCTTCAATATAATCTTCTAAATGAATCAGTAGTTGACAGAATCTTTTCCATCGGAGCTGAAGTCAGGTGTTGACTTTGTGTGAGCAGCTGCTGGTGCAGAGAATGATGGACAGGTGGGAACTTAGTGGAGGATAGAGAGGAACAAATCCAGAGCAGTTTCCATCAGAAACATCCAATGAATGAGTGAAGTGATGAAGAACCAAAGGACGGGTGGAGCTGACTTTATCAGAGCAAACAACAGCTTAACTGTGCTGAAATGAACCCGTTCCACCACCACATGTCCCTGTTGTCTggattctgctgctgctaataAACACAGACTCAGCTTTAAAGTCCAACTAACTGGTTCCTTCCTGTTT from the Anabas testudineus chromosome 19, fAnaTes1.2, whole genome shotgun sequence genome contains:
- the LOC113155961 gene encoding microfibril-associated glycoprotein 4-like; amino-acid sequence: MKFQTVPVLFLLLAPLLTSCSELYRPVDCSDIRQRDKSSPSGVYTIYPLGEISAVQVYCDMDSSGGGWTVFQRRMDGTVNFYRPWNYYKFGFGDPAGEYWLGLDNIYYLTNQRKYELLVDMQDFDGKKVVARYSSFSISGECDGYKLQVSGFSDGGAGDAMTNHNGQKFSTFDKDQDSWPNNCARSFLGAFWYKDCHHTNPNGVYRWGPDGTVYAVGVSWNQWRGHEYSLKSISMKIRPVQ